A region from the Bactrocera dorsalis isolate Fly_Bdor chromosome 1, ASM2337382v1, whole genome shotgun sequence genome encodes:
- the LOC105223498 gene encoding uncharacterized protein LOC105223498 isoform X2, producing the protein MASSLLALSDLIRFQLERIKLDEFTYKDELHLLRQLLALDMPQPMHALHSNGSSQEHNQPPQAGAAPPTACTPTTQAQVQTQLPAHTQTQTPLRLQAPQHHQHQQQQQPPPPQQQYIHALGPLPPPPSSSSPASQYKPKSLPQNHYPPPPTQSQSQCQLSSAAYGQSCTNSSQQHQNANHHNSHGHSQSQQNLYPPSYSPVQQNQLNYTQSQKQRQKQRRFQQQNSKRSQQHLQQQQQQQQAQNRSKLHVGAPSDSDGAGTADESNNAGAGANNHHQQQQQTPSPGGAGVYVGAACNGGIGALGSSGELADEELVGAVGGGANASNGGIGGSEDGSSASSNADLHKDFKVQVLEWFQQLYVQTESFRSDEESQRVREAGNNCYRKEHHPLKACDLYTEAIFLAPVEEDADNTTAAMAHANRSTVLHDYGMYEEAYDDCLCALELGYPEEYNALIKLRQAACALKLRNFALCELHVHELLHMDLSEAFEARTHELWHECEVLKSEKVDMGVQTDDDHYVAATAMAPQHILHGSNSNRLKVYEVAWSDTSNAITTTRRAYLRATTDIVRHMPIFSEEAAIFVSSGQARICDNCAITQFIPFPCDYCSNRTSVYCSRKCRAQHSSIHVLECFAHQIELFEEFGDAFAKPRLLQLAFRMLITGLPQVMPHCRKRPTVNKMWNAFNGILTERTDIPYSALLRLEAHLDKIDAETTVSLAIAAHILAIYLAECTDFFEHLDLMMPATTKLTRSEWILLSAALLLRHIGQLRHKHLTHCPSFVLPADPHILSPLHEFSLWSAVKHIRQGQLHLLAGDVACVAYAVYPQTLSLCRQSCAGQVYRKHSGRQVTAYATCDILLGACIGNCFVYAGDYRESLYETRRQDLKARGIDCKCDKCFRPYPDEDFRDTNRSTIGNSISWARLCATRSIL; encoded by the exons ATGGCCTCTTCGTTGTTGGCCCTCAGTGATTTAATACGATTCCAATTGGAGCGCATCAAACTAGATGAATTCACCTACAAGGATGAGTTGCATCTGCTGCGCCAGCTGTTGGCGCTCGACATGCCACAACCGATGCACGCGCTACACTCGAACGGCAGCAGTCAAGAGCATAACCAGCCACCGCAAGCGGGCGCGGCGCCGCCAACCGCGTGCACACCGACCACACAAGCGCAAGTGCAAACGCAGTTGCCGGCGCACACGCAGACGCAGACACCTTTGCGCCTGCAGGCGCCACAGCATCACcaacatcaacagcagcagcagccaccaccaccacaacaACAGTACATACACGCGTTGGGACCATTGCCGCCGCCACCATCATCATCGTCGCCCGCGTCGCAATACAAGCCAAAGTCATTGCCGCAAAATCACTATCCACCGCCGCCAACACAAAGTCAGAGTCAATGTCAGCTCAGCAGCGCGGCGTACGGTCAGTCGTGTACTAATAGTAGCCAGCAGCATCAAAACGCGAATCATCACAACAGTCACGGTCACAGTCAGAGCCAACAGAATCTCTATCCACCCAGCTATAGTCCGGTGCAACAAAATCAACTCAACTACACGCAGAGTCAGAAGCAGCGACAAAAACAGCGCCGCTTTCAACAGCAAAACTCTAAGCGCTCACAAcaacacttacaacaacaacagcagcaacaacaggcgCAGAATCGCAGCAAATTGCATGTTGGCGCGCCATCAGATAGCGATGGCGCAGGCACGGCGGATGAGTCGAACAATGCCGGCGCTGGCGCCAACAACcatcatcagcagcagcagcaaacgcCGTCACCAGGTGGTGCTGGCGTCTATGTTGGCGCCGCCTGCAATGGCGGTATTGGCGCGCTTGGCAGTAGCGGTGAGCTGGCGGATGAGGAGCTGGTGGGCGCGGTTGGTGGCGGCGCCAACGCGTCAAATGGTGGCATTGGCGGCAGTGAGGATGGCTCCAGTGCCAGCAGCAATGCTGACCTACACAAGGATTTCAA AGTCCAAGTACTCGAGTGGTTTCAACAGTTGTACGTCCAAACggaatcgttcagatcggacgaGGAGTCACAACGTGTCCGTGAGGCGGGCAATAATTGCTATCGCAAGGAACATCATCCACTCAAGGCATGCGATCTATATACAGAGGCTATATTTTTAGCGCCCGTCGAAGAGGATGCAGACAATACGACAGCGGCAATGGCGCATGCGAATCGTTCGACTGTGTTGCATGATTACGGCATGTATGAG GAAGCCTACGACGATTGCCTGTGCGCGCTGGAGCTCGGCTATCCGGAAGAGTATAACGCGTTGATCAAACTACGCCAAGCCGCTTGTGCCTTAAAGTTGCGTAACTTTGCGCTCTGCGAACTGCATGTGCACGAGCTGCTGCACATGGATCTCTCCGAGGCGTTTGAGGCGCGCACACACGAACTTTGGCACGAATGCGAGGTGCTGAAATCGGAAAAGGTCGATATGGGCGTGCAAACGGACGACGATCATTATGTGGCAGCGACCGCCATGGCGCCACAACACATACTACACGGGAGCAACAGCAATCGACTGAAGGTGTACGAAGT CGCCTGGTCGGACACGTCGAACGCGATTACAACGACACGTCGCGCCTACTTGCGCGCCACCACAGACATTGTGCGCCACATGCCGATCTTCAGCGAGGAGGCCGCCATCTTTGTGTCCAGCGGTCAGGCGCGCATCTGCGACAATTGCGCCATCACACAGTTCATACCATTTCCATGCGACTACTGTTCGAATCGCACATCCGTTTATTGTTCGCGTAAATGTCGCGCTCAACACTCATCCATACACGTGCTCGAATGCTTCGCCCACCAGATTGAGCTGTTCGAAGAATTCGGCGATGCGTTCGCCAAACCGCGCCTACTACAGCTCGCCTTTCGCATGCTCATCACCGGCTTACCGCAAGTGATGCCGCATTGTCGCAAACGACCGACGGTGAATAAAATGTGGAACGCCTTCAATGGCATACTCACCGAACGCACGGACATACCATATTCGGCGCTGTTGCGCCTCGAAGCGCACCTCGATAAAATCGACGCCGAGACAACCGTTTCACTCGCCATTGCCGCACACATACTAGCCATCTATTTGGCTGAGTGCACGGACTTTTTCGAACACCTCGATCTCATGATGCCCGCCACAACGAAACTGACGCGCAGCGAATGGATTCTACTCTCGGCCGCGCTGCTGTTGCGTCACATCGGCCAGCTAAGGCACAAACATCTCACGCACTGCCCGTCCTTTGTGTTGCCCGCAGATCCGCACATATTGTCGCCGCTGCACGAATTCAGCCTCTGGTCGGCGGTGAAACACATACGACAGGGTCAATTGCATTTGCTGGCCGGCGATGTGGCGTGCGTCGCCTACGCCGTCTATCCGCAAACGTTGAGCCTGTGTCGGCAGTCGTGTGCCGGTCAAGTGTATCGTAAACACTCGGGGCGTCAGGTGACCGCTTATGCCACATGCGATATTCTGTTGGGCGCTTGCATTGGCAATTGTTTCGTTTACGCTGGTGATTATCGAGAATCGTTGTACGAGACGCGGCGGCAGGACCTCAAGGCGCGCGGCATCGACTGCAAGTGCGACAAGTGCTTTCGTCCATATCCGGATGAGGATTTT